The Chromatiaceae bacterium genome has a window encoding:
- a CDS encoding NAD+ synthase, translating into MTLRILIAQVNLLVGDVAANRDRVIQVAREARERHQADLVVFPELTLTGYPPEDLLLRPELIERVATALEAIRAASQGIGLVLGYPKRDLGSLFNVAGLFQDGRLVAEYAKQMLPNYSVFDEKRYFQPGHAPCVIDFQGTRLGISICEDIWEEGPTQLAAAAGARLLINLNASPYHVGKAPEREELLVRRAQEHQLPILYANLVGGQDELVFDGGSFVVDAQGQLTQRAPFFAEAMLLVEVEVGPPGQAPCPRPAVIAPIPAAEEGVYGALVLGVRDYVRKNGFRGAVLGLSGGIDSALTLAIAVDALGADQVEAVLMPSRYTADMSVEDAREQARTQGVVHRIVPIEPAFRAFLEMLAGEFAGCDLDVTEENIQARCRGIILMAISNKKGKMLLTTGNKSEVAVGYATLYGDMAGGFAPIKDVPKTLVYRLAAYRNGLGPAPVIPQRVIDRPPSAELRPNQTDQDSLPDYEILDVILKRYIEEDEGVAGIVAAGFPEELVRRVTRLVDRNEYKRRQAPPGVRITTRAFGRDRRYPITSGF; encoded by the coding sequence ATGACCCTACGCATTCTCATCGCTCAAGTCAATCTACTGGTCGGCGATGTCGCCGCTAATCGTGACCGGGTCATCCAGGTGGCCCGGGAGGCGCGGGAGCGGCATCAGGCCGACCTGGTGGTCTTTCCGGAGCTGACCCTGACGGGCTATCCCCCCGAGGATTTGCTGCTGCGGCCCGAGTTGATCGAGCGCGTGGCGACGGCCCTGGAGGCTATCCGCGCCGCGAGCCAGGGGATCGGGCTGGTACTGGGCTATCCAAAGCGGGATCTGGGGAGCCTCTTCAATGTCGCGGGGCTGTTTCAGGATGGCCGGCTGGTGGCGGAATACGCCAAGCAAATGTTGCCTAATTACAGTGTGTTCGATGAGAAGCGTTATTTTCAGCCGGGTCATGCCCCCTGTGTGATCGATTTTCAGGGGACACGACTAGGCATCAGCATCTGCGAGGACATCTGGGAGGAGGGCCCCACCCAGTTGGCGGCGGCGGCGGGGGCGCGACTGCTGATCAATCTCAACGCCTCGCCCTACCACGTCGGGAAGGCCCCGGAGCGCGAGGAACTTCTGGTCCGTCGCGCCCAGGAACACCAATTGCCGATCCTGTACGCCAACCTGGTCGGCGGACAGGATGAACTGGTCTTTGACGGCGGCTCCTTCGTGGTGGATGCCCAGGGTCAACTGACCCAGCGGGCGCCCTTCTTCGCGGAGGCGATGCTGCTGGTCGAGGTGGAGGTGGGTCCGCCGGGTCAAGCCCCTTGTCCGCGCCCCGCCGTCATCGCGCCCATCCCGGCGGCGGAGGAGGGGGTCTATGGCGCCCTGGTCCTGGGGGTGCGGGATTATGTGCGCAAGAATGGCTTCCGGGGTGCCGTGCTGGGTCTGTCGGGCGGTATCGATTCGGCCCTGACCCTGGCGATCGCGGTGGATGCCCTGGGGGCGGACCAGGTGGAGGCGGTGCTCATGCCTTCGCGCTATACGGCGGACATGAGCGTCGAGGATGCCCGGGAACAGGCGCGGACGCAGGGCGTGGTCCATCGCATCGTGCCCATCGAGCCGGCCTTCAGGGCCTTTCTGGAGATGCTGGCGGGTGAGTTCGCCGGTTGCGACCTGGACGTAACCGAGGAGAACATCCAGGCCCGCTGTCGTGGCATCATCCTCATGGCCATCAGCAACAAAAAGGGCAAGATGCTGCTGACCACCGGCAACAAGAGCGAGGTCGCCGTGGGCTACGCGACCCTCTATGGTGACATGGCCGGGGGGTTCGCTCCCATCAAGGATGTGCCCAAGACCCTGGTCTATCGCCTGGCGGCCTATCGCAATGGCCTTGGCCCCGCGCCCGTCATCCCCCAGCGGGTGATCGACCGGCCGCCCTCGGCGGAACTGCGGCCCAACCAGACCGACCAGGACAGCCTGCCGGATTACGAGATTCTCGACGTCATCCTCAAGCGCTACATTGAGGAGGACGAGGGCGTGGCGGGTATCGTGGCCGCCGGCTTTCCGGAGGAGCTGGTGCGGCGGGTGACGCGCCTGGTGGACCGTAAT
- a CDS encoding EAL domain-containing protein, translating into MRILTRLKLLKVVIPLSLAVLGGVMIGSLLEFSNARDANQLASAIQNHAAEAASLRDQYFLYRTEHTREAWLSLHQEGAQLLAQAHERFSTPDERQLVAQLVHKQTERLALFQRIVANTRSLSEAGPNRFLYEELDKRLLNQLLVRAATFRNLAMVLQRSSQQRADDALRQGVWNLAGGTVALALLIMTVLFSTDRLINQRLAALHTGARAVANGRVDLRIDVPGTDELADLADSINTMTEALLRQAARQQEEARLRESAAHFRQFFEGNSSVMLLTEPVSGQIVNANPAAATYYGTPLNQLIGMNIAQINTLPPEAIARERAAALHEERNFFNFQHRLANGEVRDVEVYATPTEVADQVLLFSIIHDISARKQAEQQLQLAANVFSHAHEGILITDPNGTIIEVNDTFTQITGYPREEALGHSLWLMSSGLHPPAFFAELWNKLLASGHWYGEIWNRHKQGRVYAVLLTISRVCDAQGHPLHYVGLFSDITALKEHERQLEHLAHYDALTGLPNGVLLADRVRQAMTQAQRHAQSIVVAFLDLDGFKAVNDHYGHAVGDRLLMVVATRMKEALREGDTLARVGGDEFVAVLLDLVDIAVGEPIFQRLLAAASQPVMIGDHALQVSASIGITFYPQADEIDAEQLLRQADQAMYQAKLAGKNGYYAFDAVQDRSIPHHYQTLARIHEALSAHELVLYYQPKVNMRTGTVIGAEALIRWQHPQEGLLPPAQFMPVVNASQLESPVGSWMISEAVRQMSAWAAQGLSLPVSVNVAARHLLQPAFVADLRTLLARYPAVPPAQLELEILESVAFDDIATVSRLIEGCGQLGVHFALDDFGTGYASLTNLRHLTVRVLKIDQSFVQDLLVDPEAQAIVQGVVGLAAAFQRSVIAEGVETTELGCRLLELGCDWAQGYGIARPMPPEQIPDWIAGWTPPAAWGAKTTGSRSSE; encoded by the coding sequence ATGCGGATCCTTACCCGGCTGAAACTACTCAAAGTCGTCATTCCGCTGAGCCTGGCAGTGCTGGGCGGGGTGATGATCGGGTCACTGCTGGAATTCAGCAACGCCAGGGACGCGAATCAACTGGCCTCTGCGATCCAGAACCATGCGGCCGAAGCCGCGTCCCTGCGCGACCAGTATTTCCTGTATCGGACTGAACACACCCGGGAGGCTTGGCTGAGCCTGCACCAGGAGGGTGCGCAACTGCTGGCCCAAGCACACGAACGGTTCTCGACCCCGGACGAACGTCAACTGGTCGCGCAATTGGTGCACAAGCAGACGGAACGACTGGCCCTTTTTCAGCGCATTGTGGCCAACACCCGATCCCTGAGCGAGGCCGGACCGAACCGATTCCTCTATGAGGAACTGGACAAGCGCTTGCTGAATCAACTGCTAGTGAGGGCCGCAACCTTCCGCAACCTGGCCATGGTCCTGCAAAGGTCCAGCCAGCAGCGGGCGGACGATGCCCTTCGGCAGGGGGTGTGGAACCTAGCGGGGGGGACGGTCGCGCTGGCCCTGCTCATCATGACCGTCCTCTTCTCCACCGACCGGCTGATTAACCAACGTCTGGCTGCCCTGCACACGGGAGCCAGGGCGGTGGCCAATGGCCGGGTTGATCTCCGGATTGACGTGCCGGGTACGGATGAACTCGCGGACCTGGCCGATTCGATCAATACCATGACGGAGGCGCTGCTGCGCCAGGCAGCCCGGCAGCAGGAAGAGGCGCGGCTGCGGGAAAGCGCGGCGCACTTTCGCCAATTCTTCGAGGGCAATAGCTCGGTGATGCTGCTGACCGAACCCGTCAGCGGGCAGATCGTCAACGCTAACCCGGCCGCCGCAACCTATTACGGCACGCCCTTGAATCAACTCATCGGCATGAACATCGCCCAGATCAACACCCTGCCGCCCGAGGCGATTGCTCGGGAACGGGCCGCGGCGCTGCACGAAGAACGTAACTTTTTCAACTTCCAGCACCGGCTGGCCAACGGCGAAGTGCGCGATGTGGAGGTCTATGCAACGCCCACCGAGGTGGCCGATCAGGTGTTGCTGTTTTCCATTATCCATGACATTTCCGCCCGCAAGCAGGCCGAACAACAGCTGCAACTCGCCGCCAACGTGTTCAGTCATGCCCACGAAGGCATCCTGATCACCGACCCCAACGGAACGATCATTGAGGTCAATGACACCTTCACCCAAATCACCGGCTATCCCCGTGAGGAGGCCCTGGGCCACAGCCTGTGGCTCATGAGTTCCGGCCTGCACCCCCCGGCGTTCTTTGCGGAGTTGTGGAACAAGTTGCTCGCGAGCGGCCATTGGTACGGCGAAATCTGGAACCGGCACAAGCAGGGCCGCGTGTACGCGGTGCTGCTCACGATCAGCAGGGTGTGCGACGCCCAAGGCCACCCCTTGCACTACGTCGGGTTGTTCTCGGACATCACCGCGCTCAAGGAACACGAACGACAACTCGAACACCTCGCCCACTATGACGCCCTGACAGGGTTGCCGAACGGGGTGCTGCTGGCCGACCGGGTGCGACAGGCCATGACGCAGGCCCAGCGGCACGCACAATCCATCGTGGTGGCCTTTCTCGATCTGGACGGCTTCAAAGCCGTGAATGACCATTATGGGCACGCCGTCGGCGACCGGTTGTTAATGGTCGTGGCCACCCGGATGAAGGAGGCGTTGCGCGAAGGCGACACCCTGGCGCGCGTCGGCGGCGATGAATTCGTTGCGGTATTGCTCGATCTGGTCGACATCGCCGTCGGTGAGCCGATCTTCCAGCGCCTGCTCGCGGCCGCCAGTCAGCCCGTGATGATCGGCGATCACGCCCTCCAGGTGTCCGCCAGTATCGGCATCACCTTCTACCCGCAGGCGGACGAGATTGATGCCGAGCAACTGCTCCGCCAAGCGGACCAGGCGATGTATCAGGCCAAGTTGGCGGGCAAGAATGGCTACTACGCCTTCGACGCGGTCCAGGACCGCAGCATCCCCCACCATTATCAAACGCTGGCGCGCATTCATGAGGCGCTGAGCGCGCACGAACTGGTGCTGTACTACCAACCCAAGGTGAACATGCGTACCGGCACGGTCATCGGCGCGGAGGCGCTGATCCGGTGGCAACACCCCCAGGAGGGCCTGCTGCCGCCCGCCCAGTTCATGCCGGTGGTGAACGCCAGCCAACTGGAGAGTCCGGTCGGCTCCTGGATGATCAGCGAAGCCGTGCGCCAGATGAGTGCCTGGGCGGCGCAGGGGTTGTCGTTGCCGGTGAGCGTGAATGTTGCGGCCCGTCATTTGCTGCAACCCGCGTTCGTCGCCGACTTGCGGACGCTGCTGGCGCGATACCCCGCGGTGCCGCCGGCGCAACTCGAACTGGAAATTCTGGAATCGGTCGCCTTTGACGATATAGCGACCGTCTCCCGCCTGATCGAAGGTTGTGGACAACTGGGGGTGCACTTCGCCCTGGACGATTTCGGCACCGGCTATGCTTCACTGACCAACCTTAGGCATCTGACGGTGCGGGTGCTGAAAATCGATCAGTCCTTCGTGCAGGACCTGCTGGTGGATCCCGAGGCCCAGGCGATTGTCCAGGGCGTGGTCGGACTAGCCGCCGCCTTCCAGCGCAGCGTGATCGCCGAGGGGGTGGAAACGACCGAACTGGGCTGCCGGCTGCTAGAACTCGGTTGCGACTGGGCGCAGGGCTATGGCATCGCCCGGCCGATGCCGCCGGAGCAGATCCCCGACTGGATCGCCGGTTGGACGCCGCCCGCCGCGTGGGGAGCGAAAACGACGGGTTCCCGCTCGTCTGAGTGA
- a CDS encoding NrtA/SsuA/CpmA family ABC transporter substrate-binding protein, with amino-acid sequence MKKTTMNRVAALLTLALALTACQQSPAPATEPPQTLRIAFTDRLESALVHIALIQGYFRAEGLDIQPVMRTFGKAALEAILDGQADLATVAETPIMFAVLQGANLRVLATLLESDTNLAVVARGDAGIASAKDLKGKRIGYTPGTASDFFLAALLTANGLPRQEVLAVDLKPDAMQEALLAGEVDAVATWSYYPLVHALGPNARVILDSEIYTQTFNLVARQDFIDQHPLVIQKVLRALIKAEGFARTQPDAAQTLLAEATQIDPSLVQEILGNFQFLVGLDQILLLILEDETRWAISNQLTDQTQMPDYSTILYLDGLKAVQPDAIFLER; translated from the coding sequence ATGAAAAAAACGACAATGAACCGGGTAGCGGCCCTCCTGACCTTGGCGCTGGCCCTGACGGCCTGCCAACAGTCGCCCGCGCCGGCGACCGAACCACCGCAGACGCTAAGGATTGCCTTCACCGACCGGCTTGAGAGTGCCTTGGTACATATTGCGCTAATCCAGGGCTACTTCCGCGCGGAGGGGCTGGACATTCAACCCGTCATGCGCACCTTCGGCAAGGCCGCGCTAGAGGCAATACTGGACGGTCAAGCCGACCTCGCCACGGTAGCCGAAACCCCCATTATGTTTGCCGTCCTCCAGGGCGCGAACCTCCGGGTGCTGGCTACCCTGCTCGAAAGTGATACCAACCTCGCCGTGGTGGCCCGTGGCGATGCCGGTATTGCCAGCGCCAAAGACCTCAAGGGCAAACGCATCGGCTACACCCCCGGCACCGCCTCGGATTTCTTTCTCGCCGCTCTGCTCACCGCCAACGGCCTCCCGCGCCAGGAGGTGCTGGCCGTGGACCTGAAGCCCGACGCGATGCAGGAGGCCCTGCTGGCCGGGGAGGTGGATGCGGTGGCCACCTGGAGCTATTACCCGCTCGTCCACGCGCTGGGGCCGAACGCGCGGGTTATCTTAGACTCGGAAATCTATACCCAAACCTTTAATCTGGTCGCCCGGCAGGACTTCATCGACCAGCACCCGCTGGTCATTCAGAAAGTCCTGCGGGCGCTGATCAAGGCCGAGGGCTTCGCCCGCACGCAGCCAGACGCCGCTCAGACCCTCTTGGCCGAGGCCACCCAGATCGACCCGAGCCTGGTGCAAGAAATCTTGGGCAACTTCCAGTTCCTTGTCGGGCTGGATCAGATCTTGCTGCTGATCCTGGAAGACGAAACGCGCTGGGCGATCAGCAACCAGTTGACCGATCAAACCCAGATGCCGGACTACTCGACGATCCTGTATCTGGACGGTCTCAAAGCCGTGCAGCCCGACGCCATCTTCCTCGAACGCTAA
- a CDS encoding amino acid ABC transporter substrate-binding protein, which translates to MIRRAAVVACISLTTLAIPALAQDTGTLKKIKDSGSVTMGVRESSGGLSFTLGDGKFAGFHVELCQRVLAEVQQQLGLAQLDIKYQPVTSQNRIPLMQNGTLDIECGSTTNNAARQKDVAFAVTTYVEEVRIAVKANSGITSIGQLNGKNVATTTGTTSVQHLRKHERGAGVTFNEVYGKDHADSFLLLESGRADAFVMDGQILAGNIAKSKKPDDFKIVGEVLAVEPIAIMLRKDDPDFKQAVDTSLSAMMKSGEMAKIYDTWFMQPIPPINTRIGLPASDATQAAWAGPNDKPMEDYAKQ; encoded by the coding sequence ATGATTCGTCGCGCAGCCGTTGTCGCATGCATCAGCCTCACCACCCTTGCAATACCCGCCCTCGCCCAGGACACCGGCACGCTGAAGAAGATCAAGGACAGCGGCAGCGTAACCATGGGTGTGCGCGAATCTTCCGGCGGCCTCTCTTTCACCCTCGGTGACGGCAAGTTCGCCGGCTTTCATGTCGAACTGTGCCAGCGCGTCCTGGCCGAGGTGCAACAACAGCTCGGCCTGGCCCAGCTGGACATCAAGTACCAGCCGGTCACCTCGCAGAACCGCATCCCACTGATGCAGAACGGCACCCTCGACATCGAGTGTGGCTCGACCACCAACAACGCCGCCCGGCAGAAGGATGTTGCCTTCGCCGTCACCACCTATGTCGAGGAAGTCCGCATTGCCGTCAAGGCCAACTCCGGGATCACCTCGATCGGCCAACTCAACGGCAAGAACGTCGCCACCACCACCGGCACCACCTCCGTCCAGCACCTGCGCAAGCACGAACGCGGCGCCGGGGTGACCTTCAACGAGGTGTACGGCAAGGACCACGCCGACAGCTTCCTGCTGCTCGAATCCGGCCGCGCCGATGCGTTCGTCATGGACGGCCAGATCCTGGCGGGCAACATCGCCAAGTCAAAGAAACCGGACGATTTCAAGATCGTCGGCGAAGTGCTCGCGGTGGAGCCGATCGCCATCATGCTGCGCAAGGACGATCCCGACTTCAAGCAGGCGGTTGACACCAGTCTGTCGGCGATGATGAAGTCCGGCGAAATGGCCAAGATCTATGACACCTGGTTCATGCAGCCGATCCCGCCGATCAACACCCGCATCGGCCTCCCGGCATCCGACGCCACTCAGGCGGCCTGGGCCGGCCCCAACGATAAGCCGATGGAAGACTACGCCAAGCAGTAA
- a CDS encoding amino acid ABC transporter permease, with protein MATWDWQVFCRDTIDGNVVPGCFGRSGDITYLDWLLSAWGWTLSVSALALLVALALGSLMGILRTTPHRWLVRLGNAWTELFRNVPLLVQIFLWYHVVPALIPPLRDVSSFILVVVGLGLFTSARISEQVRAGIRSLAGGQRMAGLAMGFTLPQTYRHVLLPMAYRIIIPPLTSEAMNIIKNSSVAFAVSIPELTLFALQAQEETSRGVEVYLAVTGLYFISAFAINRLALFIENRVRVPGMIGGGGH; from the coding sequence TTGGCTACTTGGGACTGGCAGGTCTTCTGCAGGGACACCATCGACGGCAACGTCGTGCCCGGCTGCTTCGGCCGGTCCGGTGACATCACCTACCTCGACTGGCTGCTTTCGGCCTGGGGCTGGACGCTTTCGGTGTCGGCGCTCGCGCTGCTGGTGGCGCTGGCGCTGGGATCGCTGATGGGCATCCTGCGTACCACGCCGCACCGGTGGCTGGTACGGCTGGGCAATGCCTGGACCGAACTGTTCCGCAACGTTCCCCTGCTGGTGCAAATTTTTCTCTGGTATCACGTCGTCCCGGCACTGATCCCACCCCTGCGTGACGTCTCCAGCTTCATCCTGGTGGTGGTGGGCCTCGGGCTGTTCACCTCGGCGCGGATTTCGGAGCAGGTGCGCGCCGGCATCCGGTCCCTGGCGGGTGGCCAACGCATGGCCGGGCTCGCGATGGGCTTCACCCTGCCGCAGACTTATCGCCATGTGCTGCTGCCGATGGCCTACCGCATCATCATTCCGCCGCTCACCAGCGAAGCGATGAACATCATCAAGAATTCGTCGGTGGCTTTCGCGGTGAGCATCCCCGAACTCACCCTGTTCGCCCTGCAGGCACAGGAGGAAACTTCGCGCGGCGTCGAGGTCTACCTCGCGGTGACCGGGCTATATTTCATCTCCGCCTTTGCCATCAACCGCCTCGCACTCTTCATCGAAAACCGCGTGCGCGTGCCGGGCATGATCGGCGGGGGAGGCCACTGA
- a CDS encoding amino acid ABC transporter permease has translation MLALDFAFFTPEVISGYLVKGFIFSIQLTLVAMAGGILLGTVLALMRLSGKPWLVMLAATYVNTMRSVPLVMVILWFFLLIPMVIGRPLGAEISAMITFTLFEAAYYSEIMRAGIQSIPRGQVAASYALGMNYPQTMGLIVLPQAFRNMLPILLTQTIILFQDTSLVYAIGAYDLLKGFEIAGKNFNRPIETYLVAAGLYFIISFSLSLLVRKLQQRIAIVR, from the coding sequence ATGCTGGCCCTCGACTTCGCCTTTTTCACGCCGGAGGTGATCTCCGGCTATCTCGTCAAGGGTTTCATCTTCTCGATCCAGCTAACGCTGGTGGCCATGGCCGGCGGCATCCTGCTGGGCACCGTGCTGGCGCTGATGCGCCTCTCCGGCAAACCCTGGCTGGTGATGCTCGCGGCCACCTACGTCAATACCATGCGCAGCGTGCCGCTGGTGATGGTGATCCTCTGGTTTTTCCTGCTCATTCCGATGGTGATCGGGCGTCCGCTCGGCGCGGAAATATCGGCCATGATCACCTTTACCCTCTTCGAGGCGGCCTACTACTCGGAAATCATGCGCGCGGGCATCCAGAGCATTCCGCGCGGACAGGTTGCCGCCAGCTACGCGCTCGGCATGAACTACCCGCAGACCATGGGCCTGATCGTCCTGCCGCAGGCCTTCCGCAACATGCTGCCGATCCTCCTGACGCAGACCATCATCCTGTTCCAGGACACCTCGCTGGTGTATGCCATCGGCGCCTACGACCTGCTCAAGGGCTTCGAGATCGCCGGCAAGAACTTCAACCGCCCGATCGAAACCTACCTGGTCGCCGCAGGGCTTTACTTTATCATCAGCTTCAGCCTGTCCCTGCTGGTGAGAAAACTGCAGCAGCGCATCGCCATCGTCCGCTGA
- a CDS encoding amino acid ABC transporter ATP-binding protein → MIEIRNASKWYGAFQVLTDCTTQVEKGEVIVVCGPSGSGKSTLIKCVNGLEPFQQGEILVNGISVGDPKTNLPKLRAHVGMVFQHFELFPHMTITENLSIAQIKVLGRSRDEATERGLRLLERVGLTQHAHKYPGQLSGGQQQRVAIARALSMDPICMLFDEPTSALDPEMVNEVLDVMVELAKEGMTMMVVTHEMGFARKVSNRVIFMDQGRIVEDAVKEAFFGTPRAERAQLFLSKILSY, encoded by the coding sequence ATGATCGAAATCCGCAACGCCAGCAAATGGTACGGCGCCTTCCAGGTGCTGACCGACTGCACGACGCAGGTTGAGAAAGGCGAGGTCATCGTCGTTTGCGGCCCGTCCGGCTCGGGTAAATCGACGCTGATCAAATGCGTGAACGGCCTCGAACCCTTCCAGCAGGGCGAGATACTCGTCAACGGAATCTCTGTCGGCGACCCAAAGACCAACCTGCCCAAGCTGCGCGCCCATGTCGGCATGGTGTTCCAGCATTTCGAGCTGTTCCCGCACATGACGATTACCGAAAACCTGTCGATCGCCCAGATCAAGGTGCTGGGGCGGAGCCGGGACGAGGCCACCGAGCGCGGTCTGCGACTGCTGGAGCGGGTTGGCCTCACGCAGCACGCCCACAAGTATCCGGGCCAGCTCTCTGGCGGCCAGCAACAGCGGGTGGCCATCGCCCGGGCGCTGTCCATGGACCCGATCTGCATGCTGTTCGACGAACCCACCTCGGCGCTCGACCCGGAAATGGTCAATGAGGTGCTCGATGTCATGGTTGAGCTGGCCAAGGAGGGCATGACGATGATGGTAGTGACGCACGAGATGGGCTTCGCGCGCAAGGTCTCGAACCGGGTGATCTTCATGGATCAGGGCCGCATCGTCGAGGACGCGGTCAAGGAAGCGTTCTTCGGCACGCCGCGTGCGGAGCGCGCCCAGCTTTTCCTGTCCAAGATCCTATCGTACTGA
- a CDS encoding Y-family DNA polymerase has product MSPYALIDANNFYVSCERVFDDRLRDRPVVVLSNNDGCCVARSDEAKALGIRMGQPYFEVRDLLTEHQGRALSSNYALYADMSSRLMAVIGQFSPAQEVYSIDESFLRFTPGEAGGLTAVGRALRARVRQWTGLPVGVGIGSTKTLAKLANRLAKQHPDFQAVGVCNLADLTPAAEAGYAAALGVEAVWGIGARWAARLKQAGIVTVADLRRADPARLQRDFNVVLARTALELNGVACLTLEETPPPRQQIIASRSFGRLVTDLAPLREAVASHTARAAATLRRAGLTAGVVQVQIGTPPFRDNEPQYHPSLAVPLPLATAETARLIRAALAGLGVLYRPGYRYQRAGVVLLELAPAGARSGDLLAPLSAAGETRRQGVMTVMDDINRRWGRGTLRYLAEGLGQPWRMRRERLSPAYTTRWAELLGVG; this is encoded by the coding sequence ATGAGCCCCTACGCCCTCATCGACGCCAACAACTTCTACGTCAGTTGCGAGCGAGTCTTTGACGACCGCCTGCGCGACCGCCCCGTCGTGGTCCTCTCCAACAACGACGGCTGTTGCGTGGCGCGCAGTGACGAGGCCAAGGCCCTGGGCATCCGTATGGGCCAGCCCTATTTCGAGGTGCGGGACCTGCTGACCGAACACCAGGGCCGCGCCCTCTCCTCCAACTATGCCCTCTATGCCGATATGAGTAGCCGCCTGATGGCGGTAATCGGCCAGTTCAGCCCGGCGCAGGAGGTCTATTCCATCGACGAGTCCTTTCTGCGCTTCACGCCGGGCGAGGCCGGGGGCCTGACCGCCGTGGGGCGGGCGCTGCGGGCGCGGGTCCGGCAATGGACCGGCCTGCCGGTAGGGGTGGGCATCGGGTCCACCAAGACCCTGGCCAAGCTCGCCAACCGCCTGGCGAAGCAGCATCCCGACTTTCAGGCCGTGGGGGTGTGCAATCTGGCCGACCTGACCCCGGCGGCGGAGGCCGGCTATGCGGCGGCACTGGGGGTGGAAGCGGTGTGGGGCATCGGCGCGCGCTGGGCGGCGCGGCTGAAACAGGCGGGCATCGTGACGGTGGCGGACCTGCGCCGCGCCGACCCGGCGCGCCTGCAGCGGGACTTCAATGTCGTGCTGGCGCGCACCGCCCTAGAGCTGAATGGCGTCGCCTGCCTAACCCTGGAAGAGACCCCGCCCCCGCGCCAGCAGATCATCGCCTCGCGCAGCTTCGGCCGCCTGGTGACGGACCTGGCGCCGTTGCGCGAGGCGGTGGCCAGCCATACGGCGCGGGCCGCCGCCACCCTGCGCCGGGCGGGACTGACGGCGGGGGTGGTCCAGGTGCAGATCGGCACCCCGCCCTTTCGGGACAACGAGCCCCAGTATCATCCCAGCCTGGCGGTGCCCCTGCCGCTGGCCACCGCCGAGACGGCGCGGCTGATCCGCGCCGCCCTGGCGGGGCTGGGGGTCCTCTACCGGCCGGGCTATCGCTATCAGCGGGCCGGGGTGGTGTTGCTGGAGCTGGCCCCGGCGGGGGCGCGCAGCGGGGACCTGTTGGCGCCGCTGTCCGCCGCCGGGGAGACGCGGCGCCAGGGGGTGATGACGGTGATGGATGACATCAACCGCCGCTGGGGGCGCGGCACCCTGCGTTATCTGGCGGAGGGTTTGGGCCAGCCGTGGCGGATGCGCCGGGAGCGGTTGTCGCCGGCTTATACGACGCGGTGGGCGGAGTTGTTGGGGGTGGGGTGA
- a CDS encoding SOS response-associated peptidase, with translation MCGRFALARSPEELTRVFDLVEAADCAPRFNIAPTSDIAVVRRSPAGARVLHRLRWGLIPPWSQDPTRGAPLINARAETVTAKPAYRSAFQQRRCLIPADGFYEWQAQERTKQPFYFSDPQGQVLALAGLWAAWPIPAGGWLRTTCILTTAAQGQVAPVHDRMPLILPPWSWETWLGGTVAEARALLAPAPAAALQGWPVSQRVNAVREDGAALIEPVAAD, from the coding sequence ATGTGTGGCCGCTTCGCCCTTGCCCGTAGCCCCGAGGAACTGACCCGGGTCTTTGACCTGGTGGAGGCTGCTGACTGCGCGCCGCGCTTCAATATCGCCCCGACCAGCGATATCGCCGTGGTGCGGCGGTCGCCCGCGGGGGCCCGGGTGCTCCACCGGTTGCGCTGGGGGTTGATCCCTCCCTGGAGCCAGGACCCGACCCGCGGCGCGCCGCTCATCAACGCCCGGGCCGAGACGGTGACGGCCAAGCCCGCCTATCGCTCCGCCTTCCAGCAGCGCCGCTGCCTGATCCCCGCCGATGGCTTTTACGAATGGCAAGCCCAGGAGCGGACCAAGCAGCCCTTTTACTTCAGCGACCCGCAGGGCCAGGTGCTGGCGTTGGCGGGTCTCTGGGCGGCCTGGCCGATCCCGGCGGGCGGCTGGTTACGCACCACCTGTATCCTGACCACCGCCGCCCAGGGCCAGGTGGCGCCGGTGCATGACCGGATGCCGCTGATCCTGCCCCCGTGGTCTTGGGAAACCTGGCTGGGGGGTACGGTAGCCGAGGCCCGGGCCCTCTTGGCGCCGGCACCGGCGGCGGCGCTCCAGGGCTGGCCGGTGAGTCAGCGCGTCAATGCCGTGCGGGAGGACGGGGCGGCTTTAATAGAGCCGGTGGCTGCTGACTGA